A stretch of the Synechocystis sp. PCC 7338 genome encodes the following:
- the glpK gene encoding glycerol kinase GlpK yields MTAKHNQYVMALDLGTTGNRAILFDHEGNIAGQVYKELTQSYPKAGWVEHDALEIWRDTKTAMEEVVQKTAIQPQQIVAIGLTVQRETCLLWDKTTGQPLHPAIVWQDRRTAQFCRALEAKGYVEEIYDRTGLVLDAYFSATKLHWLLDWVKHNRDVDPANLLAGTIDSWALWNLTGGKVHRTDHSNASRTMVLNLDSLTWDEKLLNLFAIPGQIMPRVRPSLGHFGVTDPAILGVEIPITAIFGDQQAALYAHGCDRPGLLKCTYGTGAFLVANTGAKITRSQHRLLSTVAWTQTNSDQSLKTDYALEGSMFTAGSCVQWLRDKLGLIDSAAASETLARSVDSNGGVYFVPALSGLGAPHWDMNACGAFLGLTAGVTKAHLVRSVLEAIAFQAREVVEAINQDSPAAIQQLKVDGGACNNDFLMQCQADVLGIPVERPVVLDATAQGAAFGAGLTVGFWRDYLSLVENRAINRVFEPGEGSANARANFAVWQEAVGRAKNWAESAAE; encoded by the coding sequence ATGACAGCGAAACACAATCAGTATGTAATGGCCCTGGACTTGGGTACCACGGGCAATCGGGCCATTTTGTTTGACCACGAGGGCAACATTGCGGGACAAGTCTATAAGGAATTAACCCAGTCCTATCCCAAGGCCGGTTGGGTGGAGCATGATGCCCTGGAAATTTGGCGGGATACTAAAACTGCCATGGAGGAAGTGGTGCAAAAAACCGCTATCCAACCCCAACAAATTGTGGCGATCGGCCTCACTGTGCAACGGGAAACCTGTTTGCTCTGGGATAAGACCACCGGCCAACCCCTCCATCCGGCGATCGTTTGGCAGGATCGGCGCACTGCCCAGTTTTGCCGGGCCTTGGAAGCCAAGGGTTATGTGGAGGAAATTTATGACCGCACTGGTCTTGTGTTGGATGCCTATTTTTCCGCCACCAAGCTCCATTGGCTATTGGATTGGGTCAAACATAACCGAGATGTTGATCCGGCTAACCTTTTGGCGGGCACCATTGACAGTTGGGCCCTCTGGAATTTAACCGGGGGTAAAGTTCACCGCACAGACCACAGTAATGCCAGCCGCACCATGGTGCTCAATTTGGACAGCCTTACTTGGGATGAAAAACTGTTGAATCTGTTCGCCATTCCCGGTCAGATTATGCCGAGGGTGCGGCCTAGCTTAGGGCATTTCGGGGTGACGGATCCGGCCATTTTGGGGGTAGAAATTCCCATCACCGCCATTTTCGGTGACCAACAGGCGGCCCTCTATGCCCACGGTTGCGATCGCCCTGGGTTACTGAAATGCACCTATGGCACGGGGGCCTTTTTGGTGGCCAATACAGGGGCAAAGATTACCCGTTCCCAGCACCGCCTACTGTCCACCGTGGCCTGGACCCAAACCAACTCCGACCAAAGCCTAAAAACCGACTATGCCCTGGAAGGAAGTATGTTCACCGCTGGCTCCTGTGTGCAATGGCTGAGGGACAAATTAGGTTTAATTGACTCGGCGGCGGCCAGTGAAACCCTCGCTCGCAGTGTGGATAGCAATGGCGGCGTTTACTTTGTGCCCGCCCTGAGTGGCTTGGGAGCGCCCCATTGGGACATGAATGCCTGTGGCGCTTTTCTGGGCTTGACCGCCGGGGTGACTAAAGCTCATCTCGTGAGATCTGTGCTAGAGGCGATCGCCTTCCAAGCTAGGGAAGTGGTGGAGGCCATTAACCAAGACAGTCCCGCTGCCATTCAACAACTGAAAGTGGACGGGGGAGCTTGTAACAATGACTTTTTGATGCAATGCCAAGCGGATGTTTTGGGCATTCCGGTGGAGCGCCCGGTGGTGTTGGATGCCACAGCCCAAGGGGCCGCCTTTGGGGCTGGGTTAACGGTGGGTTTCTGGCGGGATTACCTCTCCCTAGTGGAAAATCGGGCCATTAACCGGGTATTCGAGCCTGGGGAAGGATCTGCCAATGCCCGGGCTAATTTTGCGGTTTGGCAGGAGGCCGTTGGTCGAGCAAAAAATTGGGCCGAGTCGGCAGCGGAGTAG
- the gghA gene encoding glucosylglycerol hydrolase produces MKELNRIHLVEDKTEKLMEWARTVTESPDNYFQAAREVAKKLGAHYQEDGLTQVGFWVPRLAGEGAFTEKLIYLEVFTPLGEIEFQAPEQTTSFRWERIELPQQGEFVWAVLSGMRPGRREQAGSFYWLRYYDSILSKTLVIRDPLAYSLPYGIFAPAELYDMEKIQRERADLDYLRRSAALNRCQEHPENVFDPEQLQAQRAAVLNPAIAVDQNLHPDEDSEAAICRVGAMTNILQIHINTASPEGTLAGLTKIYQRLGEKILREEPFNDGEHNYVGYDAIQLLPIEPTIEYRLEDFNQDHEFFAIAGEEIEEIEVEEGAEVEVVVEEKIKVTLRKPNTQNWGYDVPILGSGATNPAVLGTLRPDELVDFIATLHNFPGGPIQIIYDLVYGHADNQALELLNRQYFKGPNMYGQDLNHQLPMVRALLLEMQRRKINTGADGIRVDGGQDFRFFNPLTGRVEQDDAYLLAMSDVVQEIQGCKRLLFTIFEDGRPWPEDGWEEKSTYRELIELRPESYQWGPLIFAHNTPSLKGFWQRKWERVCEVMYKGDRWITGCGNHDTVRRGNQIDHHQAEINWNLGKTLPEVLHNAYDNPATLLWVYGFCPGLPMDFLNAMMHSPWGFFRNTDERYGVKVAFEEAGFLDWQISPELYQHPQLFPQLKALGFGNLELLQRFMKAVADAMVKKDFHLEAVAKACRHCLGYDPEEDGEAAACDLELLSQFKHAEQPEFVTRLDVPKLKKFARAFMEDGHEACRVSYYLDQVDPERSRFNLALRNYRRQHPWLHHNLQDGDRFNRIHENGHTLFYGLRTNPATAHSDDPDRVVMVTHMEGDPAIVTLGDWLQLDLQEWEVAIATPGVNVDSTADSLRVFELRDGQGLILRNSRSQGAS; encoded by the coding sequence ATGAAAGAATTAAATCGCATCCATCTTGTTGAAGACAAAACAGAAAAACTAATGGAGTGGGCCCGCACCGTCACCGAATCCCCAGACAACTATTTCCAAGCGGCTCGGGAAGTGGCAAAAAAATTGGGGGCCCACTATCAAGAAGATGGTCTGACCCAGGTGGGCTTTTGGGTGCCCCGGTTAGCGGGGGAAGGAGCTTTTACCGAAAAATTAATTTACCTGGAGGTGTTCACGCCCCTGGGGGAGATTGAATTCCAAGCCCCGGAACAAACGACATCATTCCGGTGGGAACGTATTGAACTGCCCCAGCAGGGGGAATTTGTCTGGGCGGTACTGTCGGGGATGCGGCCCGGCAGACGGGAGCAAGCAGGTTCTTTCTACTGGTTGCGCTATTACGATTCCATTTTGTCTAAAACTTTGGTGATTCGGGACCCCCTGGCCTACTCCCTGCCCTACGGTATTTTTGCCCCGGCGGAACTGTACGACATGGAAAAGATACAGCGGGAACGGGCCGATTTGGATTACCTACGGCGATCGGCAGCCCTGAACCGATGCCAAGAACATCCTGAAAACGTTTTTGACCCGGAGCAACTTCAAGCCCAGCGGGCGGCGGTGCTCAACCCGGCCATTGCCGTGGATCAAAATTTGCATCCCGATGAAGATAGCGAGGCGGCCATCTGTCGGGTGGGGGCAATGACTAACATTTTGCAAATCCACATCAACACCGCTTCCCCGGAGGGTACCCTGGCAGGGCTCACCAAAATTTACCAACGGTTAGGGGAAAAAATACTCCGGGAAGAACCTTTCAATGATGGAGAACATAACTATGTGGGCTACGACGCTATCCAACTGTTACCCATCGAACCCACCATTGAATATCGTCTGGAGGATTTTAACCAAGACCACGAATTCTTTGCGATCGCCGGGGAGGAGATTGAGGAAATAGAAGTGGAAGAAGGCGCGGAAGTGGAAGTGGTGGTGGAAGAAAAAATTAAAGTTACCCTCCGCAAACCCAATACCCAAAATTGGGGCTACGACGTGCCAATTCTCGGTTCTGGAGCTACCAATCCAGCGGTATTGGGCACTTTACGCCCGGATGAATTGGTAGATTTCATTGCTACGCTACACAATTTTCCCGGTGGCCCCATCCAGATAATTTACGACTTGGTTTATGGCCATGCCGATAACCAGGCGTTGGAATTGCTCAATCGGCAATATTTCAAAGGGCCCAATATGTATGGCCAGGATTTAAATCACCAGTTACCCATGGTGCGGGCTCTTTTGCTGGAAATGCAACGGCGCAAAATTAACACTGGTGCCGACGGCATTCGGGTAGATGGGGGCCAGGATTTTCGCTTTTTTAATCCCCTCACAGGGAGGGTGGAACAGGACGATGCCTATCTGTTGGCCATGAGTGATGTGGTGCAGGAAATTCAAGGTTGTAAACGGTTACTGTTTACCATTTTTGAAGATGGCCGCCCCTGGCCAGAGGACGGTTGGGAAGAGAAATCCACCTACCGGGAATTAATTGAACTGCGGCCGGAATCCTACCAGTGGGGGCCCCTGATTTTTGCCCATAACACCCCTTCCCTCAAGGGTTTTTGGCAACGGAAATGGGAACGGGTTTGTGAAGTCATGTACAAAGGCGATCGGTGGATCACCGGCTGTGGCAACCACGATACGGTGCGCCGGGGCAACCAAATTGACCATCACCAGGCGGAAATCAACTGGAACTTGGGCAAAACCCTACCGGAAGTGTTGCACAATGCCTACGATAATCCGGCGACGTTGCTGTGGGTGTATGGTTTTTGTCCGGGGCTACCGATGGATTTTTTAAATGCGATGATGCACAGTCCCTGGGGGTTTTTCCGCAACACGGATGAACGGTACGGCGTCAAAGTGGCTTTTGAAGAAGCGGGATTTTTGGACTGGCAAATTTCCCCGGAGTTATACCAACATCCCCAGTTATTCCCCCAACTGAAGGCTTTGGGCTTTGGTAATTTGGAGCTACTGCAACGGTTCATGAAGGCGGTGGCCGATGCGATGGTCAAAAAAGATTTTCACCTGGAAGCAGTGGCAAAGGCCTGTCGCCATTGCCTGGGCTACGACCCGGAGGAAGATGGGGAAGCGGCGGCCTGTGATTTGGAATTGCTTAGTCAGTTCAAGCATGCCGAGCAACCGGAATTTGTCACCCGTTTGGATGTGCCCAAATTGAAAAAATTTGCCCGGGCCTTTATGGAGGATGGCCATGAGGCCTGCCGTGTTTCCTATTACCTAGACCAGGTGGACCCAGAAAGAAGTCGTTTTAATTTGGCTTTACGCAATTACCGACGGCAACATCCTTGGTTACATCACAATCTCCAAGACGGCGATCGCTTTAACCGCATCCATGAAAATGGCCACACTCTTTTTTATGGCCTCAGGACCAACCCGGCCACGGCCCACAGTGATGATCCTGACCGGGTGGTGATGGTAACCCATATGGAGGGAGATCCGGCCATTGTTACCTTGGGGGACTGGTTGCAACTGGATTTGCAGGAATGGGAAGTGGCGATCGCCACCCCGGGGGTGAATGTGGATTCCACCGCAGATTCGTTGCGGGTGTTTGAGTTGCGAGACGGCCAGGGTTTGATTTTACGCAACAGTCGTTCCCAGGGGGCATCCTAG